The Clostridia bacterium DNA window TATCATTAACAAGTTCATCTATTTTTTGAATAGGAACAGAACGCTTTTCGCACGCTTTAATAATTCCAATACGGATTTTATCAGGATTAAAGGGTTGACGATTTCCGCCGTTTTTGATTACCAAAACTGGCGTTGTTTCAATGGTTTCGTAAGTAGTAAAACGCTTTTTGCATTCAAGACATTCTCTGCGGCGTCTAATAGAATTATTTTCATCAGTAGAACGGCTGTCAATAACTTTGCTTTCTTCATAGCCGCAAAACGGACACTTCATGGTATACCCTGCCCTTTTTTCTTTTATTATACAACATTTGTCCGTTTTGACCAATAAAAATTATATTTATAT harbors:
- the nrdR gene encoding transcriptional regulator NrdR, producing MKCPFCGYEESKVIDSRSTDENNSIRRRRECLECKKRFTTYETIETTPVLVIKNGGNRQPFNPDKIRIGIIKACEKRSVPIQKIDELVNDIVKQINNSMVREIPSNEIGEMVMQGLKEIDEVAYIRFAAVYRKFKDINTFMDFIEEFEHKIKE